The following DNA comes from Falsibacillus albus.
GATAAAGTTTGCAAGAAAATTTGAGGGATATCCCCAAATTTTCTGACTTTATCCACTATTTGTGTGTATCTAGTGAGTTATCCACTGTTTGAATATTAAAACGTGGTACAACGAAAAAGAACCTGTCGCACTTTCCCTTTAACATGTTACACTAGTAATTTAATGGGCATTTAGTTACTTAAAAAGACGATTTGCCTTGCCGATCGTCAATTTTGGAGGCTTACAAATGGATATGAATAATAATGATATCTTAATTCGCTTAAGGTATGCATTGGATATAAAGAATACGGAGATGCTGGAGATTTTTAAGCTTGGAGGCGTTGATGTCACACGCGAAGAGTTGTCAAAGCTGATGACAAAAACGACCGACAGCGAAGTGGATGATATTTTGGATGAAGAGAGCAATGAATGCAGCAATGTTATGCTGGAGTCCTTTTTGAATGGCCTGATCATTTTTAAAAGAGGGAAGCAAAAGCCGAAACCGGGACAGCCTGAACGTCCACCGATGATGATTCAGGATGATCGCAGTGTGAATAATGTGATGCTTAAGAAAGTGAAAATCGCATTGTCTTTAACAAGTGAGGATGTGCTGGATATTCTGGAAGATGCCGGAGTCATCATCCGAAAAAGCGAATTAAGCGCACTCTTTCGAAAAGAAGGACATGTCAATTATGTCGAATGCGGCGATCGATACGCAAGGAATTTCTTAAAAGGGCTGGCTATGAGATATAGGGAGAATTAAGTGCCCCGCAGAGATTACTCACAACTGAAATATATAGAACCCCATTGTGGATAAAGTTTGTATAGGAAATTGAGGGATATCCCCAAATTTTCAGACTTTATCCACTTTTTTTGTGTATATGTACAGTTATCCACCGATTACAACGGAGCGTGTTGTCACTTTTTAAAGCGTATTTGCCGCCAACTGTTCTCAATGGAAGTAACTTATGATAAATTTGGTTTATCAGAATTTTCCAATTGGCATAGGGGGCAATAAGATATGAATAAGTTTGGGGTTTTGTCTGTTCTAATGGTGCT
Coding sequences within:
- a CDS encoding YehS family protein, whose protein sequence is MDMNNNDILIRLRYALDIKNTEMLEIFKLGGVDVTREELSKLMTKTTDSEVDDILDEESNECSNVMLESFLNGLIIFKRGKQKPKPGQPERPPMMIQDDRSVNNVMLKKVKIALSLTSEDVLDILEDAGVIIRKSELSALFRKEGHVNYVECGDRYARNFLKGLAMRYREN